From the genome of Candidatus Glassbacteria bacterium:
AGATTACCTGCGCCTCTCCCAAGAGTTTATGTAATCACCCCACCACCCCCAGAATCTTCTCCCGGATCGTCCCGGCCGCTTCATCGGTGAGGCCGCCCTTGCGGGCGATCTTGTCCACCTCCCGGGCGGCCGCTTTCAGTTTGTCGCGGAACTCGGTCTGCCATTTCTTTTGCAGCACGGAGGCGCGGGTGAGGCGGGCCACGGAGAGGGTGATTTCCGGGAGCGCGTCCACCAGGGATTTCCCGTCCTTATCCGCCTCGAGCAGTTGCTCGAACAATTCCCCCTGGGCCAGCCGGATCAAGGCGTCGTTCATGGCGCCCGCATCGTCCCCCACCGTTTCGGCCAGTTGGATGGACATTTGGGTTGCGGCCCGCAGCTTCTCGGTCTTTTCCTCGAAGGCGCTGCCGTAGCGGTGCAAGGCGGACTTGCTGATGGAGAAGCCCTGATCCTCCAACCACACGGCGAGGCCCGCGTACCCGGCGAAGCCACCGGCCAATAGCCGCTGGTCCAGTTCGGTCTTGACCTGATCTGGAAGCTGAAT
Proteins encoded in this window:
- a CDS encoding DUF3486 family protein, with translation MPPRSPIIQLPDQVKTELDQRLLAGGFAGYAGLAVWLEDQGFSISKSALHRYGSAFEEKTEKLRAATQMSIQLAETVGDDAGAMNDALIRLAQGELFEQLLEADKDGKSLVDALPEITLSVARLTRASVLQKKWQTEFRDKLKAAAREVDKIARKGGLTDEAAGTIREKILGVVG